A portion of the Haemophilus influenzae genome contains these proteins:
- a CDS encoding type II toxin-antitoxin system RelE family toxin codes for MNIVNWTKDALRQLLKIDGRYQKAIREKVNALSEFPSEALDTKKLKGEEGKWRLRVGNYRIIFEVINGQPKIINIQAIKRRSERTYS; via the coding sequence AATATCGTAAACTGGACAAAAGATGCGTTACGGCAACTCTTAAAAATAGATGGCCGTTACCAAAAAGCAATAAGGGAAAAAGTAAATGCCTTAAGCGAATTCCCTAGTGAAGCACTAGACACAAAGAAACTAAAAGGCGAAGAGGGAAAATGGCGGTTGCGCGTAGGTAACTACCGCATAATTTTTGAAGTGATCAACGGCCAACCCAAAATTATCAACATTCAAGCGATTAAACGCCGTAGTGAACGCACTTATAGTTAG
- a CDS encoding helix-turn-helix domain-containing protein: MNLNHRYINNSQGQPEFVILPIAEYEDLIMKASPFDDENAEEWENIPVEASEDGDKLIPNDVVNIMFEQEVSLLAAWRIYRSLSQAEVAKHTGLTQSAISQAERKESKPQKKTREKLAKIYQCKPEQLEL; this comes from the coding sequence ATGAACTTAAATCACAGATACATAAATAATTCACAAGGGCAGCCTGAATTTGTTATTTTGCCTATCGCAGAGTATGAAGACTTAATTATGAAGGCAAGCCCTTTTGATGATGAAAATGCGGAAGAATGGGAAAATATCCCTGTAGAAGCAAGCGAAGATGGCGATAAATTAATTCCAAATGATGTAGTAAATATCATGTTTGAACAGGAAGTTAGTTTATTGGCTGCATGGCGCATTTATCGCAGTCTTTCACAAGCTGAAGTAGCAAAACACACTGGGTTAACACAATCTGCAATTTCTCAAGCAGAACGCAAAGAAAGCAAACCGCAGAAAAAGACCCGTGAAAAATTAGCAAAAATCTATCAATGCAAACCTGAACAATTAGAACTATAA